TTTTTTCATGCGGACCCACATCCGGGCAATGTTCTGGTCAGCGAGGATGGAAGACTCTGCATCCTCGATTGGGGATTGACTGGGCAGTTAACCCGCGAGATGCGATGGATCCTTGCGGATTTACTCGATGCCGTCGTCCAGCAGGACGCGTCGAAACTGGTTCGCGTGACGCGGCTCATCAACCGGAACCGTCCACCTGTGAATGAACAGCACCTTGAAATGGATATTGCGAATGTTCTGAATCGCCACGGTGCCGATTTCCGGGTGAATCAGGCAGGGGAGATCATGCTCGATCTCGCTCGGGTCTTGTCCCGGAACGGCATTCGCATGTCCCGCGACTACACCCTGTTGACCAAAGCGATCGTCTCCGTTGAAGAAACCGGGCGCGTGCTCGACCCCGAGTTTGATATTTCCAAAATCGCCGAACCCTTCCTGCGCAAGTTGATGCTCGAACGCTACCACCCGGATCGAATGTGGCGTGAGTTTTGTTTCAACAGCAAGGAATGGGTGAGGGATGTGGCAGAAGTTCCGGGGCAACTGCAGCGTGTGCTGCACCGCATCGAAAATGAAGACATTGGACTCAACCTGCGCCTGGATCGGCTGGAGAAACTGGCCGAACCGCTCGATGGCGCTATCAACCGGGTCGTGCTCGGTTTGATCATCGGATCATTGATCATTGGTTCCTCCATGATCATGACGACCGGAACGGGTCCGCTGCTGTGGGGATACCCGCAACTCGGGCTGCTGGGCTACCTGCTCAGTGCGGTGCTGGGGCTTTGGGTCATTTTTGACATCATTCGCCACGGACGCCACCGCTGAGAATCGACCGTCTCAATCTTGCTTGCTCCTGCTTGAGTCAGGGGGGCGGTGTGCTTTTGGGTGCTGTGTAATATTGGTTCTGGTTTTGTTCACTGAACAAGAAACG
The sequence above is a segment of the Puniceicoccaceae bacterium genome. Coding sequences within it:
- a CDS encoding AarF/UbiB family protein, with translation MVRYGFADFLKHLNLPSSWFRKVISDKGTRIADMTVAQRVRHACEDLGPTCVKIGQILSSRPDLLGPVMVEELKALRDDVEPIPFEEMTEVLSAELGQHWSEVFSSIVMEPTGSASLAQVHKAVLREQKMAVAIKVRRPGIEQELNADMEILSWLAKNIHRRVKDLEAYDLPGIVEALETGLRQELDFRNEAVHSRIFNEHNPYKADVFAPVALESLTSKRLLVMEHVEGVSVDEAEWTQEKKRQLAQRGGESMFHQILVEGFFHADPHPGNVLVSEDGRLCILDWGLTGQLTREMRWILADLLDAVVQQDASKLVRVTRLINRNRPPVNEQHLEMDIANVLNRHGADFRVNQAGEIMLDLARVLSRNGIRMSRDYTLLTKAIVSVEETGRVLDPEFDISKIAEPFLRKLMLERYHPDRMWREFCFNSKEWVRDVAEVPGQLQRVLHRIENEDIGLNLRLDRLEKLAEPLDGAINRVVLGLIIGSLIIGSSMIMTTGTGPLLWGYPQLGLLGYLLSAVLGLWVIFDIIRHGRHR